In Bacillus sp. SM2101, a single window of DNA contains:
- a CDS encoding MFS transporter, translated as MKAKEPLWTKSYIMLMLGNLFVFMSFQMLIPTLPPYIKSIGASGLEIGLVTALFSIGAVLSRPFIGYMLEYKERKSLVLIGVISLLIVTLLYPVSQLVVLFLVFRFLHGLAWGWSTTVNGTVASDIVPSSRLGEGLGYFGLSITLGMIIAPSLGIYLFQVTSFSNLIYISAILGLISICLLFLIRYQTPDTVKATKKEDLKFSYLGSLVEKSSWYPAFITIIATFGYGSVVTFIVIFGEERGIDQIFLFYLFNAIMATISRPIAGKWFDKNGPMGIVLSCLTLTFIGLWVLSMAYSNLFIIISGILFGIGFGSLIPTLQSWTLSKTPPNRRGVANGMLFSAIDLGIGLGGLVFGILATFFDIATLFQISSIFLVIAIIATLFEGRKNKIAQQHSVSS; from the coding sequence ATGAAAGCTAAAGAGCCTTTATGGACTAAATCGTATATTATGCTTATGTTAGGTAACTTATTTGTTTTCATGTCGTTTCAAATGTTGATTCCAACGTTACCTCCATATATTAAGTCAATAGGTGCGTCAGGATTAGAAATTGGCTTAGTTACAGCGTTGTTTTCAATAGGTGCTGTATTGAGTCGTCCGTTTATTGGGTATATGCTTGAATATAAGGAAAGAAAGTCACTTGTGCTAATAGGTGTCATCTCTTTATTAATAGTTACGTTACTATATCCAGTATCTCAATTAGTTGTCCTTTTTTTGGTTTTTAGGTTTTTACACGGGCTTGCTTGGGGATGGTCTACAACGGTCAATGGAACGGTAGCTTCAGATATTGTACCTAGTTCTCGTTTAGGGGAAGGGTTAGGATATTTTGGCCTTTCTATTACGCTTGGAATGATTATCGCTCCAAGTCTAGGAATTTATTTATTTCAAGTTACATCATTTTCTAACCTTATATATATTTCTGCAATATTAGGACTTATCTCTATTTGTTTATTATTTCTTATTCGTTACCAAACTCCAGATACAGTTAAAGCAACAAAAAAAGAAGACTTAAAGTTTTCTTATTTGGGCTCATTAGTTGAAAAATCTAGCTGGTATCCAGCTTTTATAACTATCATCGCAACATTTGGCTACGGTTCTGTTGTAACATTTATCGTCATATTTGGAGAAGAACGTGGTATAGATCAAATTTTTCTATTTTATTTGTTTAATGCGATAATGGCGACTATTTCTCGACCAATTGCTGGAAAATGGTTTGATAAAAATGGTCCAATGGGAATTGTGTTAAGCTGTCTTACGTTAACCTTTATTGGGTTATGGGTACTATCAATGGCTTACTCTAATTTATTTATTATTATTTCAGGTATCTTATTTGGAATTGGTTTTGGATCATTAATTCCAACATTACAATCGTGGACGTTATCTAAAACACCTCCTAATCGTCGAGGTGTAGCGAATGGAATGCTGTTTTCAGCTATTGACCTTGGTATTGGTTTAGGTGGATTAGTATTTGGTATTTTAGCAACGTTTTTTGATATAGCTACATTGTTCCAAATATCCAGTATCTTTCTAGTAATAGCGATAATAGCTACATTATTTGAAGGTCGAAAAAATAAAATTGCTCAGCAGCATTCAGTATCATCTTAG
- a CDS encoding VOC family protein: MSLIKGFHHIALEVQHVNKSIQFYRKLGFEIEKTIIVEDEPITFLIFDQFRLELYENERVSSSDDIHFAFEVESIHNIIAWLNENEIKIVEGPLELDNGWQTVFVSGLDGELIEFIQCE, translated from the coding sequence ATGAGCTTAATCAAAGGCTTTCACCATATTGCGCTTGAGGTTCAGCATGTCAACAAGTCCATTCAGTTTTATCGAAAACTGGGCTTTGAAATTGAAAAGACAATCATTGTTGAAGATGAGCCAATCACGTTTCTAATATTTGATCAGTTCCGTCTTGAATTGTATGAAAATGAACGGGTATCTTCTAGTGACGATATTCATTTTGCGTTTGAAGTTGAAAGCATACACAATATTATTGCTTGGCTAAATGAGAATGAAATCAAGATTGTAGAAGGTCCATTGGAATTGGATAATGGATGGCAAACGGTCTTTGTAAGTGGCTTGGACGGTGAATTAATTGAATTTATACAGTGCGAGTAA
- the pepT gene encoding peptidase T produces the protein MKNEMIERFTSYVKVDTQSNEESQTCPSTPGQLTLANMLVDELKEIGMEEVSIDENGYVMATLPSNTDKEVPTIGFLAHVDTATDFTGTGVNPQIVESYDGNDIVLNEKLHITLSPKDFPYLADYKGHTLITTDGTTLLGADNKAGIAEIMTAMAYLIKHPEIKHGKIRVAFTPDEEIGRGPHKFNVDAFNATYAYTIDGGPLGELQYESFNAAGAKVKVKGNNIHPGSAKGKMVNSAKIAMEFNRRLPKEESPEYTDGYEGFYHLISIEGDVEHTVLNYIIRDFDREKFNARKAMIQKITDELKAEYGNDNIILEMNDQYYNMREKIEPVKEIIDIAHEAMEKLEIKPIIEPIRGGTDGSQLSYMGLPTPNIFTGGENFHGKYEFISVENMLKATNVIVEIAKSFEEKAK, from the coding sequence TTGAAGAATGAAATGATCGAACGATTTACTTCTTATGTAAAAGTGGATACTCAGTCCAATGAAGAGAGTCAAACATGTCCTTCAACTCCTGGTCAGCTGACACTTGCTAATATGTTAGTAGATGAACTAAAGGAAATTGGCATGGAGGAAGTTTCAATTGATGAAAATGGTTATGTTATGGCTACTCTCCCATCCAATACTGATAAAGAAGTCCCAACGATTGGCTTTTTAGCACATGTTGATACTGCAACTGACTTTACTGGTACAGGTGTAAATCCACAGATTGTTGAAAGCTATGATGGAAACGATATTGTTTTAAATGAAAAATTACATATCACACTTTCTCCAAAGGACTTTCCTTATCTAGCTGACTACAAAGGACATACACTCATTACAACAGATGGTACGACTTTACTGGGAGCTGATAATAAGGCTGGTATTGCAGAAATTATGACCGCAATGGCTTATTTAATTAAGCACCCAGAAATCAAACATGGTAAAATTCGAGTAGCATTTACACCTGATGAAGAAATTGGTAGAGGACCTCATAAGTTTAATGTTGATGCATTTAATGCTACATATGCTTATACGATTGACGGAGGGCCACTAGGAGAACTTCAATACGAAAGCTTTAATGCAGCAGGAGCAAAAGTTAAAGTAAAAGGAAACAATATACATCCAGGCTCTGCCAAAGGAAAAATGGTCAATTCCGCTAAGATTGCAATGGAGTTTAATCGACGCCTTCCAAAAGAGGAATCACCTGAATACACAGATGGATACGAAGGGTTTTACCATCTCATTTCCATTGAAGGAGACGTTGAGCACACTGTATTAAATTATATTATCCGTGACTTTGATAGAGAAAAATTTAATGCTAGAAAAGCTATGATTCAAAAGATTACTGATGAACTCAAAGCGGAATATGGAAATGACAATATTATTTTAGAAATGAATGATCAATATTACAACATGAGAGAAAAAATTGAACCCGTTAAAGAAATCATTGACATTGCACATGAAGCAATGGAAAAGCTTGAAATTAAACCAATTATAGAACCAATTCGTGGTGGTACGGATGGTTCGCAACTCTCATACATGGGACTGCCTACACCTAATATCTTTACAGGTGGTGAAAACTTCCACGGTAAATATGAGTTTATCTCGGTGGAAAATATGCTTAAAGCAACAAATGTAATTGTAGAAATAGCCAAATCATTTGAAGAAAAAGCTAAATAA